In one Acidimicrobium ferrooxidans DSM 10331 genomic region, the following are encoded:
- a CDS encoding leucyl aminopeptidase: MGVTTNVVSGVEARGLRVRLDAASEREDAWRTEIVGDELWWVRGYDLDHGARGAGADVVALAADRHATDVSVDLGSHDAIVAEEFALGALLASYRFDRYRHASAPAQTWPTEVVVMGDVARAALQRARSRAEAVALARDLVNEPPSRMTPTVFAQLAEQVADAAGLEVRVWDRAACEAEGLGGLLGVARGSVEEPRVVHLVYRPGAPTGEPVALVGKGITFDSGGLSLKSADGMMSMKTDMAGAAAILAAMSVLGELGCTREVRAYLMLTENLPSGSAQKPGDVLVTRSGTTIEVLNTDAEGRLVLADGLALAVEDGASAIVDLATLTGACVVALGDEVAGIMGSDPNLIGALRAAGDREDEPLWELPLPSRYEAHIKSSVADVKNMGKPGKAGAIAAALLLKRFVGSVPWAHLDIAGPARADGDRGWVREGATGFGVLTLTRWLCGPTLDDAAR; this comes from the coding sequence ATGGGTGTGACGACGAACGTGGTGAGTGGTGTCGAGGCTCGCGGGCTGCGGGTTCGACTCGACGCAGCGAGCGAGCGTGAGGACGCCTGGCGCACCGAGATCGTCGGTGACGAACTCTGGTGGGTCAGGGGCTACGACCTCGACCACGGCGCGCGGGGAGCCGGGGCCGATGTCGTGGCGCTCGCCGCCGACCGCCACGCGACCGACGTCAGCGTCGATCTGGGGTCGCACGACGCGATCGTTGCCGAGGAGTTCGCCCTCGGCGCGCTGCTCGCGAGCTACCGGTTCGATCGGTATCGACACGCCTCGGCGCCGGCTCAGACCTGGCCCACCGAGGTCGTCGTGATGGGTGACGTCGCGCGTGCGGCGCTCCAGCGGGCGAGGAGTCGAGCGGAGGCGGTGGCGTTGGCACGCGATCTCGTCAACGAGCCGCCCTCGAGGATGACGCCGACGGTCTTCGCACAGCTCGCCGAGCAGGTGGCCGATGCGGCGGGTCTCGAGGTGCGCGTCTGGGACCGTGCGGCCTGCGAGGCTGAGGGCCTTGGCGGGCTCCTCGGTGTTGCACGAGGGTCCGTCGAGGAGCCGCGGGTCGTGCACCTCGTCTATCGGCCCGGGGCGCCCACCGGTGAGCCGGTTGCGTTGGTCGGCAAGGGTATTACCTTCGACTCGGGCGGTCTCAGCCTCAAGAGCGCCGACGGCATGATGTCCATGAAGACGGACATGGCGGGCGCGGCCGCGATTCTCGCGGCCATGTCCGTCCTCGGTGAGCTCGGCTGTACGCGTGAGGTGCGTGCGTACCTGATGCTCACGGAGAACCTCCCTTCGGGCAGCGCGCAAAAGCCCGGTGACGTGCTCGTCACGCGCTCGGGGACCACGATCGAAGTGCTCAACACCGATGCCGAGGGCCGCTTGGTGCTCGCCGACGGACTGGCGCTCGCGGTGGAGGACGGCGCGAGCGCCATCGTCGATCTGGCGACCTTGACGGGCGCGTGCGTCGTCGCCCTCGGCGACGAGGTCGCGGGCATCATGGGTTCGGATCCGAATCTCATCGGTGCGTTGCGCGCAGCCGGTGACCGCGAGGACGAACCCCTCTGGGAACTGCCGCTGCCGTCACGCTACGAGGCACACATCAAGAGCAGCGTCGCCGACGTGAAGAACATGGGCAAGCCTGGCAAGGCTGGGGCCATCGCGGCCGCGTTGCTGCTCAAGCGCTTCGTCGGGTCGGTTCCGTGGGCACACCTCGACATCGCCGGTCCGGCGCGCGCCGATGGCGACCGAGGGTGGGTGCGCGAGGGTGCGACCGGTTTCGGGGTCCTCACCTTGACGCGCTGGCTGTGCGGACCGACGCTCGACGACGCTGCTCGTTGA
- a CDS encoding acyl-CoA mutase large subunit family protein: MADDERLTSSHIPIRRVYRPEDLADLDYDRDLGDPGTFPFTRGIHAGMYRDRPWTMRQYAGFGTAEATNERFKFLLEAGQTGLSVAFDLPTQMGYDADHPRAHGEVGRVGVAISTIDDMRRLFADIPLERVTTSMTINATASVLLLLYELVAEEQGVAPEHLRGTIQNDILKEYVARGTYIFPPRPSMRLVTDTFAYCADRLPQWNTISISGYHIREAGASAAQEIAFTIANGIAYVDAALAAGLDVDTFAPRLSFFWNAHTNLFEEIAKFRAARRIWAHIMRERFGARSERSWLMRFHTQTAGSALTAQQPEVNIVRVTLQALSAVLGGTQSLHTNGFDEALGLPTEHAAKLALRTQQVLAHEIGATDTVDPLAGSYYVEALTDAVEASARHLIDEIDARGGAVAAIEQQWMQEEIERSAYEAATAIDEGRTIIVGVNRYREPEPEAPEVFPIDPAFQRDQAARVQRWRRHRDAEALAGTLDDLAATARGTGNLLYPMRAALRAGATLGEVADTLRGVFGEYDGS, translated from the coding sequence GTGGCCGACGACGAGCGTCTCACCTCCTCACACATCCCGATCCGACGCGTCTATCGACCCGAGGACCTCGCCGACCTCGACTACGACCGGGACCTGGGCGACCCAGGAACCTTCCCCTTCACCCGAGGCATCCACGCGGGGATGTACCGCGATCGCCCATGGACGATGCGCCAGTATGCCGGCTTCGGCACCGCGGAGGCAACGAACGAGCGCTTCAAGTTCCTCCTCGAGGCTGGCCAAACGGGTCTCTCCGTCGCCTTCGACCTCCCCACCCAGATGGGCTACGATGCTGATCACCCGCGCGCGCACGGCGAGGTAGGGCGCGTCGGCGTCGCCATCTCGACCATCGACGACATGCGCCGCCTCTTCGCGGACATCCCCCTCGAGCGGGTGACGACCTCGATGACCATCAACGCGACCGCCTCAGTTCTCTTGCTGCTCTACGAACTCGTTGCCGAAGAGCAAGGGGTCGCACCGGAGCACCTCCGAGGCACCATCCAGAACGACATCTTGAAGGAGTACGTCGCCCGCGGCACCTACATCTTCCCACCTCGACCATCGATGCGGCTCGTCACCGACACCTTCGCCTACTGCGCCGATCGCCTGCCCCAGTGGAACACGATCTCGATCTCCGGCTACCACATCCGCGAGGCGGGCGCGTCGGCGGCCCAAGAGATCGCGTTCACCATCGCCAACGGGATCGCCTACGTCGACGCGGCGCTCGCCGCCGGCCTCGACGTCGACACCTTCGCGCCGCGGCTCTCCTTCTTCTGGAACGCTCACACCAACCTCTTCGAGGAGATCGCCAAGTTCCGAGCCGCTCGACGTATCTGGGCTCACATCATGCGCGAACGCTTCGGCGCGAGGTCCGAGCGGAGCTGGCTGATGCGCTTCCACACGCAAACCGCAGGATCGGCCCTCACAGCCCAGCAGCCAGAGGTCAACATCGTCCGGGTCACCCTCCAGGCACTCTCCGCCGTGCTCGGGGGAACCCAGAGCCTGCACACCAACGGCTTCGACGAGGCGCTCGGCCTTCCGACCGAACACGCCGCCAAGTTGGCACTGCGCACCCAACAGGTGCTCGCCCACGAGATCGGCGCGACCGACACGGTGGATCCGCTCGCCGGCTCGTACTACGTCGAGGCCCTGACCGATGCGGTCGAGGCCAGTGCACGCCACCTCATCGACGAGATCGATGCGCGCGGTGGCGCGGTCGCCGCGATCGAACAGCAGTGGATGCAGGAGGAGATCGAACGCTCCGCCTACGAGGCCGCCACCGCCATCGACGAGGGTCGGACCATCATCGTCGGCGTGAACCGCTACCGCGAACCAGAGCCAGAAGCCCCCGAGGTCTTCCCCATCGACCCGGCCTTCCAGCGCGACCAAGCCGCGCGGGTCCAACGGTGGCGTCGTCACCGCGACGCCGAGGCGCTCGCTGGCACCCTCGATGACCTGGCCGCCACCGCCCGCGGCACCGGAAACCTGCTCTATCCCATGCGAGCTGCACTCCGCGCTGGTGCGACCCTCGGCGAGGTCGCCGACACCCTACGAGGAGTCTTCGGCGAGTACGACGGCTCGTAG
- a CDS encoding 4a-hydroxytetrahydrobiopterin dehydratase codes for MEQLSAEQFTAVPTLSAWEVRGHVAVCRFATGDFATGVRLLEDVAHIADALGHHPDVTIRFGSVEVATTTYETGGLTDRDVALARAITELARRLGLTPRDA; via the coding sequence GTGGAGCAGCTGAGTGCCGAGCAGTTCACGGCGGTGCCCACGTTGAGCGCGTGGGAGGTTCGTGGGCACGTTGCCGTGTGTCGGTTCGCGACCGGTGACTTCGCGACCGGCGTGAGGTTGCTCGAGGACGTTGCCCATATCGCTGACGCCCTCGGACACCATCCGGACGTCACCATCCGCTTCGGCTCGGTCGAGGTGGCGACCACCACCTACGAGACGGGCGGTTTGACGGACCGCGACGTCGCACTTGCGCGTGCGATCACGGAGCTTGCTCGACGGTTGGGGCTCACGCCTCGAGACGCGTAG
- the moeB gene encoding molybdopterin-synthase adenylyltransferase MoeB: MAGFRDLLFQTKASVHEVTTDEAARLQREGWALLDVREQDEYEQGAIAGAVFIPRGNLELVVESKLPDKSTPIVVYCAGGVRSAFAARTLGDLGYERVVSMAGGFNRWKDEGRAWSTPRTLTPEQRSRYHRHLLLPEVSEAGQLRLLEARVLLLGAGGLSSPAALYLAAAGVGTIGIVDMDVVDASNLQRQVLHTLDRVGMAKVDSAEAAIAQLNPDVRVVKHPVRLDADNVLEILSGYDVVVDGTDNFPTRYLVNDASLKLKIPVVHGSIFRFEGQVTVFSPYDGPCYRCLIPEPPPAELAPSCAEAGVLGVLPGIVGSIQALEAIKLILGLGDTLAGRLLTFDALAETFHSYRLHRDPACPACSLDPAQITIAAYDDLCLPHPVRP; this comes from the coding sequence GTGGCAGGCTTTCGCGATCTGCTGTTTCAGACCAAGGCCTCGGTACACGAGGTCACGACGGACGAGGCTGCTCGCCTCCAACGCGAGGGTTGGGCACTCCTCGACGTTCGTGAACAGGACGAATACGAGCAAGGCGCGATCGCCGGGGCGGTGTTCATCCCTCGCGGGAACCTGGAGCTCGTGGTCGAGTCCAAACTCCCCGACAAGTCGACGCCGATCGTCGTCTACTGCGCGGGCGGCGTACGCTCGGCGTTCGCCGCGAGGACGCTCGGCGATCTCGGCTACGAGCGCGTGGTCTCCATGGCGGGAGGCTTCAATCGCTGGAAGGACGAGGGACGGGCCTGGTCGACGCCCCGGACACTCACCCCTGAGCAGCGAAGCCGCTACCATCGCCACTTGCTGCTCCCGGAGGTCTCCGAAGCTGGTCAGCTGCGCCTACTCGAAGCGCGCGTCCTTCTCCTCGGTGCGGGCGGCCTGTCCTCCCCGGCTGCCCTCTACCTTGCGGCGGCAGGTGTGGGCACGATCGGGATCGTCGACATGGACGTCGTCGACGCCTCGAACCTCCAACGCCAAGTGCTCCACACCCTCGATCGCGTCGGCATGGCCAAGGTGGACTCCGCCGAAGCCGCGATCGCACAGCTGAACCCGGACGTCCGCGTGGTCAAGCATCCGGTGCGCCTCGATGCCGACAACGTCCTCGAGATCCTGTCGGGCTACGACGTCGTCGTCGACGGCACCGACAACTTCCCGACCCGCTACCTCGTCAACGACGCCTCCCTCAAGCTCAAGATCCCGGTCGTCCACGGGTCGATCTTCCGCTTCGAGGGGCAGGTCACCGTCTTTTCGCCCTACGACGGGCCCTGCTACCGGTGCCTCATCCCCGAGCCACCACCGGCCGAGCTCGCGCCGTCGTGCGCGGAGGCCGGCGTGCTCGGCGTGCTCCCGGGCATCGTGGGGTCAATCCAGGCCCTGGAGGCGATCAAGCTCATCCTCGGCCTTGGTGACACCCTCGCAGGCCGCCTCCTCACCTTCGACGCCCTCGCGGAGACCTTCCACAGCTACCGCCTCCACCGCGATCCGGCGTGTCCGGCTTGTAGCCTCGACCCCGCACAGATCACCATCGCCGCCTACGACGATCTATGCCTGCCCCACCCCGTGCGCCCCTAG
- a CDS encoding nitroreductase family protein, which produces MEALAAIRRRRMRRALTADPIDDATLAAIVDAGLRAPSAGFTQAVTIAIAREPESRARILAALTTPGWLAARPEMRGLERAPALLLVTVDPAAYAERYGAPDKRAAGLWSLERWPIPYWWVDAGATLEAILVAATALDIGAAVIGTFRGEEVLRDLAGLAQTSRIVITVALGHPLPEPVHGSPSRRGRLDPRDRVVPLDLQAQRLVPMLRKLQGGRSGGA; this is translated from the coding sequence GTGGAGGCGCTCGCTGCGATTCGGCGGCGACGGATGCGCCGAGCGCTCACTGCCGATCCGATCGACGACGCGACGCTCGCGGCCATCGTCGACGCCGGGCTGCGAGCGCCGTCCGCCGGCTTCACACAGGCCGTCACCATCGCGATCGCGCGCGAACCGGAGAGCCGCGCCCGGATCCTCGCAGCACTCACGACGCCGGGGTGGCTGGCCGCGCGTCCCGAGATGCGAGGACTCGAACGCGCACCGGCCCTGCTCCTCGTCACCGTCGACCCCGCGGCCTACGCCGAACGCTACGGTGCCCCCGACAAGCGCGCCGCCGGACTCTGGAGCCTGGAACGATGGCCCATCCCCTACTGGTGGGTCGACGCTGGCGCCACACTGGAAGCGATCCTCGTCGCCGCGACCGCGCTCGACATTGGGGCAGCCGTCATCGGCACCTTTCGAGGCGAGGAGGTGCTGCGCGACCTCGCCGGACTCGCTCAGACGAGCCGCATCGTCATCACGGTCGCGCTCGGCCACCCCCTTCCCGAGCCAGTGCACGGCTCACCGTCGAGGCGAGGGCGCCTCGACCCCCGCGACCGCGTCGTGCCGCTCGACCTCCAGGCGCAGCGCCTCGTGCCGATGCTCCGTAAGCTACAGGGCGGACGGTCCGGAGGTGCGTAG
- a CDS encoding acetyl/propionyl/methylcrotonyl-CoA carboxylase subunit alpha: MFSSLLVANRGEIAVRVIRTAKELGLRTIAVYSDADRDALHVRMADEAWALGGLTSQESYLNTTKLLEIIERSGAEAVHPGYGFFSENADFARAITQAGVTFVGPPPDAIEVMGDKISSRRAAEAAGVAGVPGLTHPVDDPEEVVAFGDEHGWPVAIKAAYGGGGRGMRVVTRPDEAAEALASARREARSAFGRDECYLERYLAWPRHIEMQVIADDHGSVLWLSERDCSAQRRHQKLIEETPAPHFPDETRRAMGEAACAVARACGYRNAGTVEFLYQDGAFYFLEMNTRLQVEHPITELVTGLDLVELQLRVAAGEPLGFSQHDVVRRGHAIEVRINAEDPAGGRFMPTPGTITRFDRPDGPGVRVDAGYDTGDTVSQYYDNLVAKLIVHAADRDHAIARAIRALGELRIEGVATTTPADVAILDHPDFRAGTHSTRWVEERLDLGGVAPVATASQDAHELVPTPVIAEVNGKRVAVTLYLDAAAPSAPAPRTPNAPSRPQRSSSARAGARAAQTGSGEVSVPMQGTVVKVPVSPGQQVDAGEVVIVLEAMKMENAILAERAGTVREVRVNPGDTVGTGDIVVVIE; encoded by the coding sequence GTGTTTTCATCGCTGCTGGTCGCGAACCGAGGTGAAATCGCGGTTCGGGTGATCCGCACCGCCAAGGAGCTCGGACTGCGAACCATCGCGGTGTACTCCGACGCCGATCGCGATGCACTCCACGTGCGCATGGCCGACGAGGCCTGGGCGCTCGGCGGGCTCACCAGCCAAGAGAGCTACCTCAATACGACCAAGCTCCTCGAGATCATCGAGCGCTCCGGCGCCGAAGCCGTCCACCCCGGCTATGGCTTCTTCTCCGAGAACGCCGACTTCGCCCGAGCGATCACCCAGGCCGGTGTCACGTTCGTCGGCCCACCCCCCGACGCGATCGAGGTCATGGGAGACAAGATCTCGTCCCGACGAGCCGCCGAAGCCGCTGGCGTCGCCGGCGTCCCCGGCCTCACCCACCCGGTGGACGATCCCGAAGAGGTCGTGGCCTTCGGCGACGAGCATGGCTGGCCCGTCGCGATCAAGGCTGCCTATGGCGGCGGTGGGCGAGGCATGCGCGTCGTCACCCGCCCCGACGAGGCGGCCGAGGCCCTCGCCTCCGCACGGCGCGAGGCACGCAGCGCGTTCGGACGTGACGAGTGCTACCTCGAGCGCTACCTCGCCTGGCCTCGCCATATCGAGATGCAGGTCATCGCGGACGACCACGGCTCGGTCCTGTGGCTGAGCGAACGCGACTGCTCCGCGCAACGACGCCACCAGAAGCTGATCGAGGAGACACCTGCACCGCACTTCCCCGACGAGACCCGGCGCGCGATGGGCGAGGCTGCGTGCGCCGTGGCGCGCGCCTGCGGGTATCGCAACGCCGGTACCGTCGAGTTCCTCTACCAAGACGGCGCGTTCTACTTCCTCGAGATGAACACGCGCCTGCAGGTCGAACATCCGATCACCGAACTCGTGACGGGTCTCGACCTCGTCGAGCTCCAGCTTCGGGTCGCCGCCGGCGAGCCCCTCGGCTTCTCCCAGCACGACGTCGTGCGGCGCGGACACGCCATCGAGGTGCGGATCAACGCCGAGGACCCCGCCGGTGGCCGCTTCATGCCGACCCCTGGCACCATCACCCGCTTCGACCGGCCCGACGGACCAGGGGTGCGCGTGGACGCTGGCTACGACACCGGCGACACGGTCTCGCAGTACTACGACAACCTGGTCGCCAAGCTCATCGTCCACGCCGCCGATCGAGACCACGCCATCGCTCGTGCGATCCGAGCGCTCGGAGAGCTCCGCATCGAGGGCGTCGCCACGACCACACCGGCCGACGTCGCCATCTTGGACCACCCCGACTTTCGCGCAGGAACCCACTCGACCCGTTGGGTGGAAGAACGCCTCGACCTGGGCGGCGTGGCCCCCGTCGCGACCGCATCCCAGGACGCTCACGAGCTCGTGCCCACCCCGGTCATCGCCGAGGTGAACGGCAAGCGTGTCGCCGTCACGCTCTATCTCGACGCCGCAGCACCGAGTGCGCCTGCTCCGCGCACGCCGAATGCACCGAGCCGACCTCAGCGAAGCTCATCGGCCAGAGCCGGTGCCCGAGCAGCACAGACGGGCTCCGGCGAGGTGAGCGTCCCGATGCAGGGCACCGTGGTGAAGGTCCCGGTCTCCCCAGGGCAACAGGTCGACGCTGGTGAGGTCGTCATCGTGCTCGAGGCGATGAAGATGGAGAACGCCATCTTGGCCGAGCGCGCCGGTACCGTCCGCGAAGTGCGCGTCAACCCCGGCGACACCGTCGGCACGGGCGACATCGTCGTCGTGATCGAGTAG
- a CDS encoding biotin--[acetyl-CoA-carboxylase] ligase: MAGRRAPWRLILSDEVDSTNRVLAARARWAGAHLVVVADHQRSGRGRRGRTFVDVPGGSLLVSSLHRYEAPARPMLLGASVGGAAASTLRRLGVAQGAWLWPNDVVVGEAKVGGALIEASWQGGSLEFVVGFGLNLAGCPEVPGRQLADLGSLAGRSITRDEALGVWLEELASWLERWSRGDDVLGGARALLAGIGEEVVVERAAGELRGRVVGLGPSGALVLRHDGATFEVSEADLVRLVRSSTGATRADDQGGTHA, from the coding sequence GTGGCAGGACGTCGAGCGCCCTGGCGGCTGATCCTATCGGACGAGGTCGACTCCACCAATCGCGTCCTCGCGGCTCGCGCCCGGTGGGCCGGCGCGCACCTGGTGGTGGTCGCCGATCACCAGCGCAGTGGTCGTGGGCGCCGTGGTCGGACCTTCGTCGACGTGCCCGGGGGCTCCCTGCTCGTCTCGTCGCTCCATCGCTACGAGGCACCGGCGCGCCCGATGCTCCTCGGAGCGTCCGTCGGTGGCGCTGCGGCCAGCACGCTGCGCCGCCTCGGCGTCGCCCAGGGAGCGTGGCTGTGGCCGAACGACGTGGTGGTGGGCGAGGCCAAGGTTGGCGGGGCCCTGATCGAGGCGTCCTGGCAGGGCGGTTCGCTCGAGTTCGTCGTCGGGTTCGGCCTGAACCTCGCCGGTTGTCCCGAGGTGCCAGGTCGCCAGCTCGCCGACCTCGGCTCGCTCGCTGGCCGGTCGATCACACGCGACGAGGCCCTCGGGGTCTGGCTCGAGGAGCTCGCGTCCTGGCTCGAGCGCTGGTCTCGGGGCGATGACGTGCTGGGCGGTGCGCGTGCGTTGCTCGCGGGGATCGGCGAGGAGGTCGTTGTCGAACGAGCTGCGGGTGAGCTTCGCGGACGTGTCGTCGGATTGGGTCCCTCGGGTGCCTTGGTGCTCCGTCACGACGGTGCTACGTTCGAGGTGAGCGAGGCAGACCTCGTCCGTCTCGTCCGCTCGTCCACGGGAGCCACTCGAGCCGACGACCAAGGAGGCACGCACGCATGA
- a CDS encoding acyl-CoA dehydrogenase family protein, whose protein sequence is MTVEFSPEHEQLRSVVADFVAGEVAPNAAAWDREERFPLEAVRTMGKLGLFGIPFPSRYGGGDGDFTSLCIAIEEVAKADSSLAITLSAGVGLGASPIYRFGTDAQRERWLPALVRGEALGAFGLTEPEAGSDAGATRTRAERVADRWRLRGEKAYITNSGTPITSVVTVTARTDEGISAFIVPAGTAGLTVLPSYRKLGWRASDTHGIVLEDAEVGDDALLGAPGAGFRQFLATLDEGRVAIAALALGLQEACLREGLEWAKARNAFGGPIGRFQAIAFKLADLEVAVEASRHLVYRAAWLRDQGRPFAREAAIAKLYATEAAVSAAREATQILGGAGFIEDTPVARYYRDAKILEIGEGTSEIQRLVIARSLGLSPS, encoded by the coding sequence ATGACGGTGGAGTTCTCGCCGGAACACGAGCAGCTGCGGTCCGTGGTTGCGGACTTCGTCGCGGGAGAGGTCGCGCCGAACGCTGCCGCGTGGGATCGTGAGGAGCGATTCCCACTCGAGGCGGTGCGCACCATGGGCAAGCTCGGCTTGTTCGGGATCCCGTTCCCGTCGCGCTACGGCGGCGGGGATGGGGACTTCACCTCCTTGTGCATCGCGATCGAGGAGGTCGCCAAGGCGGACTCGTCGCTCGCGATCACCCTCTCGGCCGGTGTCGGGCTCGGTGCGAGTCCGATCTACCGCTTCGGCACCGACGCGCAACGCGAACGCTGGCTCCCAGCCCTCGTCCGGGGCGAAGCCCTCGGTGCCTTCGGCCTGACCGAGCCGGAGGCCGGATCGGACGCCGGCGCGACGCGAACACGCGCCGAGCGCGTCGCTGACCGATGGCGTCTGCGCGGCGAGAAGGCCTACATCACGAACTCGGGCACGCCCATCACCTCCGTCGTCACCGTCACGGCGCGAACGGACGAAGGGATCAGCGCGTTCATCGTGCCGGCCGGGACCGCTGGTCTCACGGTGCTGCCGTCCTATCGCAAACTCGGGTGGCGCGCGTCCGATACCCACGGCATCGTGCTCGAGGACGCCGAGGTCGGCGACGACGCGCTGCTCGGAGCGCCAGGGGCTGGCTTTCGGCAGTTCCTCGCGACCCTCGACGAGGGACGTGTCGCCATCGCAGCGCTCGCGCTCGGTCTCCAGGAGGCGTGCCTGCGCGAGGGTCTCGAGTGGGCGAAGGCGCGCAACGCCTTCGGCGGTCCGATCGGTCGGTTTCAGGCGATCGCCTTCAAGCTCGCAGACCTCGAGGTCGCGGTGGAGGCCTCTCGTCATCTGGTCTACCGTGCGGCCTGGCTGCGTGATCAGGGACGCCCGTTTGCGCGCGAGGCGGCGATCGCGAAGCTCTATGCGACCGAGGCGGCGGTGAGCGCCGCCAGGGAGGCGACCCAGATCCTCGGTGGTGCCGGCTTCATCGAGGACACCCCGGTCGCGCGCTACTACCGCGACGCGAAGATCCTCGAGATCGGTGAAGGCACCTCGGAGATCCAGCGCTTGGTGATCGCGCGCTCGCTCGGGTTGAGCCCGAGCTAG
- a CDS encoding glucose-1-phosphate thymidylyltransferase produces the protein MKALVLAGGSGTRLRPITHTAAKQLVPIANRPILFWALDSIAEAGIREVGMIVGHTKDEVRAAVGDGSAFGLSVTYLEQPQPLGLAHAVSVARDWLGDDDFCMYLGDNVLLGGVAPFVERFGRPGRSEDALVLLAKVDDPTRFGVAEFDTEGRLVRLVEKPSVPPSDLALVGVYFFSPAVHDAISQIRPSARGELEITDAIDALITSGRIVDALAVDGFWKDLGDPEALLAGNRFMLLGIEGSVEGTVVDSSVDGPVVVEPGAVVERTVVRGPATIGRGARIVDAYVGPFSAIGPDCELRATEIQNSIVLAGARIDGVGPLDGCIIGRSAVVERRGHLPRATSVVVGDHSRLELA, from the coding sequence ATGAAGGCGCTCGTCCTCGCTGGCGGTTCGGGGACGCGGCTGCGTCCCATCACCCATACCGCGGCCAAGCAACTGGTCCCGATCGCGAATCGGCCCATCCTCTTCTGGGCGCTCGACTCGATCGCCGAGGCGGGCATCCGTGAGGTGGGGATGATCGTCGGCCACACGAAGGACGAGGTCCGCGCTGCGGTCGGCGATGGCTCGGCCTTCGGGCTCTCGGTCACTTACCTCGAGCAACCCCAGCCGCTCGGACTCGCGCACGCGGTCAGCGTCGCGCGTGACTGGCTCGGCGACGACGACTTTTGCATGTACCTCGGCGACAACGTCTTGCTCGGTGGCGTCGCGCCATTCGTCGAGCGGTTCGGTCGACCCGGCCGTAGCGAGGACGCACTCGTGCTGCTCGCCAAGGTCGACGACCCGACGCGGTTCGGCGTCGCGGAGTTCGACACCGAGGGGCGCCTCGTCCGCCTCGTCGAGAAGCCGTCGGTCCCCCCGAGCGACCTCGCGCTCGTGGGCGTGTACTTCTTCAGTCCAGCGGTCCACGACGCCATCAGCCAGATTCGCCCGTCCGCTCGTGGTGAGTTGGAGATCACCGACGCCATCGACGCGCTCATCACGAGCGGACGCATCGTGGACGCGCTCGCGGTCGATGGTTTCTGGAAGGACCTCGGCGACCCCGAGGCGCTGCTGGCCGGCAATCGCTTCATGCTGCTCGGGATCGAGGGTTCGGTCGAGGGGACGGTCGTGGACTCCTCGGTGGACGGCCCGGTCGTGGTCGAGCCTGGTGCCGTCGTGGAGCGCACGGTGGTGCGCGGTCCCGCCACCATCGGTCGCGGGGCCCGCATCGTCGATGCGTACGTCGGGCCGTTCTCTGCGATCGGTCCCGACTGCGAGCTGCGGGCCACCGAGATCCAGAACTCGATCGTTCTCGCCGGCGCCAGGATCGATGGTGTCGGCCCGTTGGACGGCTGCATCATCGGACGGAGCGCTGTCGTCGAGCGCCGAGGCCACCTCCCACGTGCGACCAGCGTCGTGGTCGGCGACCACTCTCGGCTCGAGCTCGCCTGA